The following proteins are co-located in the Camelina sativa cultivar DH55 chromosome 12, Cs, whole genome shotgun sequence genome:
- the LOC104732536 gene encoding paired amphipathic helix protein Sin3-like 4, producing the protein MVAPRPTKTNPQEYLKIVKKKLKNKHDVYIRFLEVMTAFTARRMDSYIVRSVVKELFKEDKELISGFNAFLPKELRIKLDGEQTTPIMSDEYWKALDFVKKVKKQFQDDVRIYKSFVNIMDMFMKEKKSTAEICHEDAYFIGNYPIPGPSRLACGFLSLSPSESLSKERMR; encoded by the exons ATGGTTGCGCCGAGGCCAACTAAAACTAACCCGCAGGAGTATCTCAAGATTGtgaagaaaaaacttaaaaacaaacatgACGTCTATATAAGGTTTCTTGAGGTCATGACAGCTTTCACAGCTAGGAG GATGGATTCGTATATTGTAAGATCAGTGGTGAAAGAACTCTTTAAGGAAGACAAGGAACTGATTTCGGGTTTCAATGCATTTTTGCCAAAGGAACTCAGGATAAAACTCGACGGTGAACAAACTACACCAATAATGTCTGATGAGTATTGGAAAGCTCTTGATTTTGTCAAGAAGGTTAAG AAACAGTTTCAGGACGATGTTCGTATATACAAATCATTTGTGAATATTATGGACATGTttatgaaggaaaaaaagagcACTGCTGAGATCTGCCATGAG GATGCTTATTTTATAGGTAACTATCCTATTCCGGGACCATCACGACTTGCGTGTGGATTTTTATCACTTTCTCCCTCAGAATCTCTTTCGAAAGAGAGAATGAGATGA